The sequence below is a genomic window from Salicibibacter cibarius.
AAAAAGATGTATAAAGGAGCAGATGCATGAGATTTGAAGAATTGGATTTACCGCCTTATTTATTAAAAAGTATACAACAGATGGGTTTCACGGAGGCCACATCGATTCAGGAAAAAGTATTGCCCGTCGCTCGTGATGGCAGTGATGTCATCGGGCAGGCACAAACCGGAACGGGAAAAACCGCTGCTTTCGCGCTTCCCATCATCGAAAAAGTTGACCCGGAGGACCCAAACGTACAAGCGCTCATCCTCACCCCTACTCGTGAGTTGGCCGTTCAAGTGTGCGAAGAAGTGAACAGTCTTGGGCGCACTAAAAAAGTGAAAGCTGTTGCTGTGTACGGGGGTGCCGATATGGGGCGGCAAATAAGGGAATTAAAAGCCCGCCCGTCCATCATTGTCGCTACACCGGGGCGTTATATGGACCATACACGAAGAAGGACGATTCGCCCGCAGTCGATCCGTACCGTTGTGCTTGATGAAGCGGATGAAATGCTGAGCATGGGCTTCATTGAAGATATTGAAGAGATATTGGAAAAAATTCCGGAGGAACGGCAAACACTTTTGTTCTCTGCAACGATGCCGGCCCGTTTGAAAAAAGTTGCCGATCGTTTTATGACGGAACCGCAAACCGTTTCCGTTAAAGCGAAAGCAATGACGGTGTCCAATATTGAACAATTTGCGCTCAAAGTACCCGAAAAGCAGAAACTATCCGCGCTTGGCCGTCTGTTTGATTTTGAAGATCCGGATCTTGCGATAATTTTCGGTCGCACGAAACGGAGAGTGGATGAGTTATCCGAAGCGCTCGAGCAACAAGGGTATGAAGCGGCCGGCATTCATGGAGATATGAAACAAGCGCAGCGGACCAATGTGTTACGCCGTTTCAAGCAAGGGGCCGTCAAGTATTTGGTGGCTACGGATGTGGCGGCGCGGGGGATTGACGTTACGGGCGTTACCCACGTGTTTAACTTCGATATTCCGCAAGAGTCGGATAGTTATGTTCACCGGATCGGCCGGACCGGACGCGCAGGGCATTCCGGCAAAGCCTATACATTCGTCGCTCCCGTTGAAATGGACCATATGGCGATGATTGAAAAGGCAACCAAAGGAAACGTTAAACACATCGACGTTCCGAGCGACCATGAAGCGGAAGTGGCCCGACAAGAACGAGCGGCTCGAGAACTTACGCAAATCATGGAAAAACAGGAACATACCGGTCTTGAACCGATGGCGGAAAAATTGTTACAGGAGCATGAGCCGGTCACAGTAGTGGCTGCCGCGCTTTCCATGCTGCAAAAAGATACAAAAGAACCGACCAAAAAGCTCACCGGCGAACGCCCGCTCGTGAGCAAACAAAAACGAAAACCGGCAGGAAAACAAGGCCGATTTCAACAACGCCGCGGTGGCGGGGGACGTCAAAAAAACCATGATCGCAACAGGAGAAACAATCAGCGGCGGCGTTCCGGTTAATACTGCCAAGGAAACGAGTGACAGGATAATGGCCTGATTGCTCGTTTTTTGTTTTGCACTTTAAGAATGTTTAACTATGTTAAAGGATTAAGTCTGAAATAAACCTCTGATATTCGCACATTAAAAAAGGGCATGCCAAATAAACCATCTCAAAAGAAGGTTTGTGGTCAAATATGGTTAATCTGTAAAATAATCTTAAGTGGCTGGTTGTTCCTTGATTTTAAAACCTTGTGATTTTGCTAACGCTATTGCTTGCTCCACGGTGAGCTCACGACTTGCTGGAAGAACCTCGGATTTTTTATACAGCTCGGGATTGTAAGGTTCTTTTTTCTTCAAAATGTGGTAAATTGCTGTTAACAGCATTCGTGCGATAGCGATAATGGCACGTTTGTGACCGCGGCGCTTTTTGATGCTTAAATAGCGGTTTCGGATTTCAGGATGTTTATCGCTTTTGGCAACACCGTTGGCACACTGTACCAAAAGGGGTTTGATGTATACCCCTGCTCTTGAAATCTTGACTGACTTTTTCTTGCCGGCACTTTCGTTATTCGTAGGTGTTAGCCCTGCCCAGGAACAGACATGTTTTGCTGAAGGGAACTCGTCCATATTGACGCCGATTTCGGATATGATTCCGATGGCCGTAAAGATGCTCTTGATGGACGGAACCGTTAAAAGCAAATTGATTTCTTCTGTGTAGGGCTCGGCAAGAGAAAGGATTAATTGTTCAAGCTCGTCTTTACAATGCTTAAGGTACTTGTAATGGTTCAAAATGACCCTGATCTTTCCGACTTGTTCGGGGGTAATAAACCCATCAACGGCAAGTTCCAACTCAGGAATTTTATCCTTCATGGATCCGTGAATAAGCGACGGAATATCCAAATGAGGATTTTCAGGATCTTGCAATAGCTTTTGAATAATATTCATGGAACTTTTTCCAAGTGTATCCGAAACAACGGAGCCCAGTTGAATATTGGAGACGGATAAGCTGTTTTGTAGCCGATTTTTTTCACTGGCGATCATATTTGTCAATTTGGTACGATAACGCATCAGATCCCGAAGGTGTCTGATATCTGACGGTGGTATAAAGCTCCCTGGCACAAGATCATGTTTAAATAAATCGGCCATCCATTTAGCATCTTTCTTATCTGTCTTTTTCCCTTGGATCGCCTTGACGTATTTCGGATGTGCGACTGTGATATTGCAGGAATCTTCCAACATATTGAACACGGGTATCCAGTACTTCCCGGTAGATTCCATGCAAACATCCTTGCAATTGTTTTCACAAAGCCACTGTGACAGCTCTCTCAACCCTTTGGTATAGGTTGAGAAGCGATGGCGTTTGTAAGTTGTGACACCGTTGTCGGTGGAAGCAATACAGGCAACAACAAAAGTTTTGTGAACGTCAATGCCACAACAGATTGGATAAACGATTTTTAACCCCATTCGTAATCTCCTTTCTAGAATATATAGGGATAAACAGCATTGACTGATTGCCCAGCGATAAACGAGTAATGTTTATACAAAGATAAGTCTACGTGCTCTAAGTCACACTTATTTGTGCTTGAGAAGGCAATCTACACATATAAGTATGCGGTCACCCCGTTCACGGAATGGCCACTCCCCTCTGCGTGATTTGTAGTTTGCTGAGCATCCCTATAGCTCTAGAATAATACAAAAAGCGCTCAAGGCAACTTATTTCATAACGTTTTGTGCCTTGAGCGCCGCGAAAGGCATGATTATAAGTATAAGTAAAACTAAGGCTTCCGCTATAAGGACTTGGCGGAAGCCAAGTTTTTCTAAGCAGGTAAGAAGCCCTTATGGCGGTTGAGCATGTCGCCATCATCTATAATGAAAACAACTAATTTAGCGCAAAAAATATAATCGAGACATATGTTGGTTATACTGATTCGTTTGCGTTGCTCCAATTATGGTTGTTTTCATACGAACGTATAAATCAACGTTATTACCTGTATAAGTTTTCTGAATTAATCGGTCACCCAGCATCGCGCTAGTAATCCCTCTCCCGAAGATCGAGCCGCTCCGAGAGGAACAAGAGAGGGAAAGTAATCCCTCTCCCGAAGATCGAGCCGCTCCGAGAGGAACAAGAGAGAGAAAGTAATCCCTCTCCCGAAGATCGAGCTGCACCGAGAGGAACAAGAGAGAGGAAGTAATCCCTCAATCGGAGGTCGAGCCGCTCCGAGAGGAACAAAGTAAGCAATATCATCCCGACCCTCTCATATTTGGTATGACCATCGTCGGGGGAATAGGAGCTGCCAGTGTACGCCTGTTTGAGAAGTCATTCCAGTTAAAATTTGATGATTCCTCTGTTATACCTTTTTTTGGCGAGAGGTCACATTTTTCTAAAAGACATATAC
It includes:
- a CDS encoding DEAD/DEAH box helicase, which translates into the protein MRFEELDLPPYLLKSIQQMGFTEATSIQEKVLPVARDGSDVIGQAQTGTGKTAAFALPIIEKVDPEDPNVQALILTPTRELAVQVCEEVNSLGRTKKVKAVAVYGGADMGRQIRELKARPSIIVATPGRYMDHTRRRTIRPQSIRTVVLDEADEMLSMGFIEDIEEILEKIPEERQTLLFSATMPARLKKVADRFMTEPQTVSVKAKAMTVSNIEQFALKVPEKQKLSALGRLFDFEDPDLAIIFGRTKRRVDELSEALEQQGYEAAGIHGDMKQAQRTNVLRRFKQGAVKYLVATDVAARGIDVTGVTHVFNFDIPQESDSYVHRIGRTGRAGHSGKAYTFVAPVEMDHMAMIEKATKGNVKHIDVPSDHEAEVARQERAARELTQIMEKQEHTGLEPMAEKLLQEHEPVTVVAAALSMLQKDTKEPTKKLTGERPLVSKQKRKPAGKQGRFQQRRGGGGRQKNHDRNRRNNQRRRSG
- a CDS encoding IS110 family transposase, whose protein sequence is MGLKIVYPICCGIDVHKTFVVACIASTDNGVTTYKRHRFSTYTKGLRELSQWLCENNCKDVCMESTGKYWIPVFNMLEDSCNITVAHPKYVKAIQGKKTDKKDAKWMADLFKHDLVPGSFIPPSDIRHLRDLMRYRTKLTNMIASEKNRLQNSLSVSNIQLGSVVSDTLGKSSMNIIQKLLQDPENPHLDIPSLIHGSMKDKIPELELAVDGFITPEQVGKIRVILNHYKYLKHCKDELEQLILSLAEPYTEEINLLLTVPSIKSIFTAIGIISEIGVNMDEFPSAKHVCSWAGLTPTNNESAGKKKSVKISRAGVYIKPLLVQCANGVAKSDKHPEIRNRYLSIKKRRGHKRAIIAIARMLLTAIYHILKKKEPYNPELYKKSEVLPASRELTVEQAIALAKSQGFKIKEQPAT